A single region of the Triticum dicoccoides isolate Atlit2015 ecotype Zavitan chromosome 2B, WEW_v2.0, whole genome shotgun sequence genome encodes:
- the LOC119364961 gene encoding UDP-glycosyltransferase 73C6-like → METARKPHFVLVPWIGSISHIVPMTDIGCLLASHGASVAIITTPANASLVQSRVDRVTPRGAVIAVTAIPFPAAEAGLPEGCERLDLITSPAMVPGFFEANKKFGEAVEQYCLQDAPRRPSCIVAGMCHTWTLPMARDLGVPCYIFHGFGAFALLCIEHLYRQGRHEAIASADELVDISVLQPFECKILGGQLPPHFLPSTSMGSGLMQEVREFDMAVDGVVVNSFDELEHGSTALLAAAAGRKVLAVGPVSLCCAPSLDPQSDDARRCMSWLDGKKAKSVVYVSFGSAGCMPPAQLMQLGMALVSCGWPVMWVIRGADSLPDDVKVWLRENTDGDGDADSKCLVVRGWAPQVAILAHPAVGGFMTHCGWGSTLESVAAGVPMVTWPLFAEQFVNEKLIVDVLGIGVSVGVTKPTANVLTAGKHGSGEAKAEVGAEQVNSALEKLMDGGVEAEDTRRKALACKVKANTSLKEGESSYNNLEELIQSVSEN, encoded by the coding sequence ATGGAGACCGCCAGAAAGCCTCACTTTGTGCTCGTCCCATGGATAGGAAGCATCAGCCACATCGTCCCGATGACAGACATCGGCTGCCTTCTCGCCTCCCATGGAGCGTCGGTCGCCATCATCACGACGCCCGCCAACGCGTCGCTTGTCCAGAGCCGCGTCGACCGTGTCACCCCGCGCGGCGCGGTGATCGCGGTCACCGCGATCCCCTTCCCGGCCGCGGAAGCCGGCCTGCCGGAGGGGTGCGAGAGGTTGGACCTGATCACGTCCCCCGCCATGGTGCCTGGCTTCTTCGAGGCCAACAAGAAGTTCGGCGAGGCGGTGGAGCAGTACTGCCTTCAGGACGCGCCACGCCGGCCGAGCTGCATCGTCGCCGGGATGTGCCACACGTGGACGCTGCCCATGGCGCGAGACCTTGGCGTGCCCTGCTACATCTTCCACGGCTTTGGTGCGTTCGCCTTGCTGTGCATCGAGCACCTCTACAGGCAAGGTCGGCACGAGGCGATTGCGTCCGCGGACGAGCTCGTCGACATCTCCGTCCTGCAGCCGTTTGAGTGCAAGATCCTCGGCGGGCAGCTGCCGCCGCATTTCTTGCCATCCACGTCCATGGGGAGCGGGCTGATGCAGGAGGTCCGAGAGTTCGACATGGCCGTGGACGGCGTCGTGGTGAACAGCTTCGACGAGCTGGAGCACGGCTCCACGGCGCTTCTCGCGgcagccgcaggcaggaaagttctCGCCGTGGGGCCGGTCTCTCTGTGCTGCGCACCTAGTCTCGACCCGCAGAGCGATGACGCGAGGCGGTGCATGTCGTGGCTGGACGGCAAGAAGGCCAAGTCCGTGGTGTACGTGAGCTTCGGCAGCGCCGGGTGCATGCCGCCCGCGCAGCTCATGCAGCTCGGCATGGCCCTGGTCTCGTGCGGCTGGCCTGTCATGTGGGTTATCAGAGGCGCTGACTCGTTGCCCGACGACGTGAAGGTGTGGTTACGTGAGAacaccgacggcgacggcgacgcggaCAGCAAGTGCCTGGTGGTGCGTGGGTGGGCGCCGCAGGTGGCCATCCTGGCGCACCCGGCGGTGGGCGGATTCATGACGCACTGTGGGTGGGGCTCGACTCTGGAGAGCGTCGCCGCCGGCGTGCCCATGGTCACCTGGCCTCTGTTCGCCGAGCAATTCGTCAACGAGAAGCTGATCGTGGACGTGCTTGGAATCGGGGTATCCGTCGGCGTGACAAAGCCAACGGCGAACGTCCTGACCGCTGGCAAGCATGGCAGCGGAGAGGCGAAGGCGGAGGTTGGGGCGGAGCAAGTCAACAGCGCTCTGGAGAAGCTGATGGACGGAGGGGTCGAAGCGGAGGACACGAGGAGGAAGGCTCTGGCATGTAAAGTGAAAGCAAACACTTCTTTGAAGGAAGGGGAGTCGTCGTACAACAATTTGGAGGAATTGATTCAGTCTGTGTCTGAAAATTAG